From Magnolia sinica isolate HGM2019 chromosome 13, MsV1, whole genome shotgun sequence, one genomic window encodes:
- the LOC131223028 gene encoding L-gulonolactone oxidase 3, with translation MVWPVWLAIQGLILAIGFTPLVTRAIPPQPPVLCNEKACLVSNSYGVWGDRKECRVSGIVYPTTEEELRVAVAQANQKKQKVKVVTGFGHNIPKLTCPASPSDSAVVISTSRYNSIIDVNTKDRTVTVDSGVGLRDLINRVEEAGLSLVPSPYWEGVSIGGIVSTGSHGSSWWGKGGAVHDHVVGLSLVVPSGASDGYAKVIRINGPDPLFNVARVSLGLLGVISKIKLSLEPGFKRSITNSFKDDAGLEDEFLAHAQKHEFADITWYPSQHQAVYRNDDRVPLNSSGDGINDFLGFQSTFILVTSGVRASEKALESSRNVKGKCAMAATTGGYKKLVANGLKNNNIIFTGYPVVGRQGRMQTSGSCQHSPATTITSSCAWDPRFKGLRFYETTAIFPASKFRDFIKDVKKLRDFQPDNFCGVDIYNGFLIRFIKASGAYLGQSEDSVVVDFNYYRADEPLTPRLNQDVWEEVEQIAFFKYRAKPHWAKNRNLAFLGVQQKYCNFSKFITAKKQLDPQGMFSSDWSDEILLGREITKGDGCAMEGQCICSEDRHCNPDKQYLCKQGLVYAEARVCRYSGTQMFRVGLTL, from the exons ATGGTCTGGCCCGTTTGGCTTGCAATCCAGGGCCTGATCCTGGCCATTGGATTCACGCCCCTTGTCACACGTGCAATCCCCCCTCAGCCCCCCGTCCTTTGCAACGAGAAAGCATGCCTCGTCTCCAACTCCTACGGCGTATGGGGCGACAGAAAGGAATGTCGGGTCTCGGGCATTGTCTACCCGACAACAGAAGAGGAGCTGCGGGTGGCCGTAGCGCAGGCCAACCAGAAGAAACAGAAGGTGAAAGTCGTAACCGGGTTCGGGCACAACATCCCGAAACTGACGTGCCCGGCTTCGCCATCGGATAGTGCGGTGGTGATCAGTACGAGCAGGTATAATTCCATCATTGACGTGAACACGAAGGATCGGACGGTCACGGTTGATTCGGGAGTGGGGCTTCGGGATCTGATCAATCGGGTGGAGGAGGCGGGTCTGAGTTTAGTGCCTTCTCCTTATTGGGAGGGTGTGAGCATTGGTGGAATCGTGAGTACCGGATCGCACGGTAGCTCTTGGTGGGGAAAGGGTGGGGCAGTTCATGATCATGTGGTGGGCCTCAGTCTCGTGGTCCCCTCGGGGGCATCGGACGGTTACGCTAAGGTTATCAGAATCAACGGTCCGGATCCACTGTTCAATGTAGCTAGAGTCTCTCTGGGGTTGTTGGGTGTCATCTCAAAG ATAAAGCTCTCATTGGAACCTGGATTCAAAAGAAGCATCACCAATTCTTTCAAAGATGATGCTGGTTTGGAGGATGAATTCCTAGCTCATGCACAAAAACACGAATTCGCGGACATAACCTGGTACCCATCACAGCATCAAGCCGTTTACAGGAATGATGATCGTGTCCCCTTGAACAGCTCCGGAGATGGTATAAACGACTTCCTCGGCTTTCAGTCCACTTTCATCTTGGTCACTTCGGGTGTTAGAGCATCAG AAAAGGCATTGGAGTCTTCAAGGAATGTCAAAGGAAAATGTGCCATGGCAGCTACAACAGGGGGATACAAGAAGCTGGTCGCCAATGGCTTGAAAAACAACAATATAATCTTCACAGGCTACCCAGTTGTGGGCCGCCAGGGTCGAATGCAGACCTCCGGTTCTTGTCAGCACTCGCCGGCAACAACCATCACAAGCTCATGTGCTTGGGACCCCAGATTCAAAGGGCTCCGCTTTTACGAGACGACGGCCATTTTTCCAGCTTCAAAATTCAGAGACTTCATCAAAGATGTTAAGAAACTAAGAGACTTCCAACCAGATAATTTCTGTGGGGTGGACATTTACAACGGGTTCTTGATACGTTTCATAAAGGCTTCTGGGGCATACCTCGGTCAATCGGAGGATTCCGTTGTCGTAGATTTCAATTACTATAGAGCAGACGAGCCTTTGACACCAAGGCTCAACCAAGACGTTTGGGAAGAGGTGGAGCAAATAGCATTCTTTAAGTATAGAGCTAAACCACATTGGGCCAAGAATCGTAACCTGGCGTTCTTAGGGGTGCAGCAGAAATACTGCAACTTCAGCAAGTTTATAACAGCAAAGAAGCAACTGGATCCACAAGGCATGTTCTCCAGCGATTGGTCGGACGAGATATTATTGGGCAGAGAGATCACCAAAGGCGACGGTTGTGCAATGGAAGGGCAGTGTATCTGTTCTGAAGATAGGCACTGTAATCCGGATAAGCAGTACTTGTGCAAACAAGGACTTGTTTATGCAGAAGCTCGGGTATGCAGATACTCAGGTACACAGATGTTCCGAGTAGGACTCACGTTGTAA